The nucleotide window GGCTGCACTACCTCATGGTCCGCCAGCGCGACGCGACCGGCCTCGTGGCCTTCGACGAGTCGGTCCACACGCTCGTCCCGCCGAAGAGCACGCCGGGCGCACTCCGCCACCTCCTCGCCCAGGTGCAGGGCCTCGTCGATGCCCCGCCGCAGGCTGCGCCGAAGACCGGGGCCGCCGCCGCGCTCCACGAGGTCGCCGAGCGGATCGGGCGGCGCTCGCTCGTCGTCGTCGTGACCGACCTCTTCGAGAACGTCGCGGCGCACGACGACCTCCTGAAAGCGCTCCAGCACCTCCGCTACCGGGGCCACGAGGTCCTCGTTTTCCACGTCCTCGACGGGGCGACCGAGCGCCGCTTCGCGTTCCCCGACGTGCCGATGCTCTTCCGCGACATGGAGACCGGCGAGGAGGTTTCGCTCCAGCCCGCCCAGCTCCGGGCCAGCTACGCCGAGGCTGTCCAGAGCTTCGCCGAGCGCTTCCGCCGCCGCTGCCGGGAGTACAACGTCGACTTCGTCGAGCT belongs to Bacteroidota bacterium and includes:
- a CDS encoding DUF58 domain-containing protein — protein: MELRARLIVEGFITGLHKSPYHGFSVEFAEHRPYNPGDELRHVDWKVFAKTDRYYVKQYEEETNLRHYVVLDTSPSMRYQGEAALSKLEYGAYLAAGLHYLMVRQRDATGLVAFDESVHTLVPPKSTPGALRHLLAQVQGLVDAPPQAAPKTGAAAALHEVAERIGRRSLVVVVTDLFENVAAHDDLLKALQHLRYRGHEVLVFHVLDGATERRFAFPDVPMLFRDMETGEEVSLQPAQLRASYAEAVQSFAERFRRRCREYNVDFVELDTAEPYNTALLAYLNKRRRLY